The DNA window CGCAACGGCCAGCGCCTCACCGGCATGAGCGCCTATCAGGACAGCTTCCCAACGGCGCCCACGATCTTCAAGTTTGCGCAGCACGGCCAGTCGCAACAATGGTTCAGTGAACTGGTGCCTCACATGGCAAAGGTCTCGGACGATCTCTGCTTCGTCAAGAGTCTGCATACGGAGGCGATTAATCATGATCCGGCGGTGACCTTTTGCCAAACCGGCTTCCAGCTTGCCGGGCGTCCCAGCATTGGCTCCTGGGTTTCTTATGGCCTGGGCAGCGAGAATCAGAATCTCCCCGCCTATGTCGTGATGGTGAGCCAAGGCAGCGGTAACACGCAAGCGCTTGCCGATCGTAGCTTCGGCTCGGGCTTCCTCCCCACCAAGTACACCGGAGTAAAGTTCCGTGGTGGCGCTGATCCGGTGCTCTATCTGAGCGATCCCGAAGGCTACTCGCGCGAGGCGCGTCGCAAGTATCTCGACGACCTCGGACAACTGAATCAGATCAAGCTCGACGAATACCAGGACCCCGAGATTGCAACACGCATCGCGCAATACGAGATGGCCTTCCGGATGCAAGCGAGTGTTCCCGAGTTGAGCGATCTGTCGAAGGAATCGCCAGAGACTCTCGAGATGTACGGTCCTGAGGCCAAGAAGCCTGGCAGCTATGCGGCTAACTGCATCCTGGCCCGGCGTCTGGTGGAGCGGGGCGTCCGCTTCGTGCAACTTTTCCACCGGGGATGGGACCAGCACACGAATCTCCCGAAGGAGATCCGTGGCCAGTGTTTGGAAACCGATCAGCCCTCGGCGGCGCTGGTGCAAGACCTGAAGCAGCGTGGACTGTTGAAGGACACTCTCGTGATCTGGATGGGCGAATTTGGCCGTACGGTGTACTCGCAAGGCACGCTGACGGAGACCAACTACGGTCGCGATCATCATCCGCGTTGCTTTACGGCTTGGCTCGCTGGTGGCGGCTTCAAGGGTGGTCTTACTTATGGCGAGACCGACGACTTCTCGTACAACATCGCACAAGACCCGGTAGATCTTCACGACCTCCACGCGACGATCTTCCAGGCGCTCGGAGTGGACCACACCCGACTCACCTTCAAGTTTCAGGGGCGCCACTACCGCCTGACCGATGTCAAGGGCAGGGTAGTGAGGCCCCTGCTGAGCTAGGGGGCGGTGACGCGCACCAGAATGGATCGGATGCTCGGGGTCGCAAATCCTTCTGGCGTTGTTAACTCGAGC is part of the Bryobacter aggregatus MPL3 genome and encodes:
- a CDS encoding DUF1501 domain-containing protein, encoding MHTRRKFTGIGFAALGSLLGKDSDTPVGLPHFPAKAKNVILLFQHGAPSQLDLFDWKPGLQARRGQNLPDSIRNGQRLTGMSAYQDSFPTAPTIFKFAQHGQSQQWFSELVPHMAKVSDDLCFVKSLHTEAINHDPAVTFCQTGFQLAGRPSIGSWVSYGLGSENQNLPAYVVMVSQGSGNTQALADRSFGSGFLPTKYTGVKFRGGADPVLYLSDPEGYSREARRKYLDDLGQLNQIKLDEYQDPEIATRIAQYEMAFRMQASVPELSDLSKESPETLEMYGPEAKKPGSYAANCILARRLVERGVRFVQLFHRGWDQHTNLPKEIRGQCLETDQPSAALVQDLKQRGLLKDTLVIWMGEFGRTVYSQGTLTETNYGRDHHPRCFTAWLAGGGFKGGLTYGETDDFSYNIAQDPVDLHDLHATIFQALGVDHTRLTFKFQGRHYRLTDVKGRVVRPLLS